The Humulus lupulus chromosome 4, drHumLupu1.1, whole genome shotgun sequence genome has a window encoding:
- the LOC133832071 gene encoding uncharacterized protein LOC133832071, translating to MNSHYGSSSYLASSSSLDDDDDYYDDLEKQVVCQITTNNNFCIAQHQNNEGSHRGSIPCHIVVNRDRENADRNLFNDYFAENPRFSASIDGLGKLGLSGLQKVTAVFRMLAYGVPADATNEYIKIGESTALESLKQFCRAVVKVFGARYL from the exons ATGAATTCTCATTATGGTAGTTCATCTTATTTGGCATCGTCTTCTTCtttagatgatgatgatgattattaTGATGATCTAGAAAAACAAGTGGTATGTCAAATTACTACTAACAACAATTTTTGCATCGCTCAACACCAAAATAATGAAGGGTCACACAGGGGCTCAATTCCTTGTCATATAGTAGTCAACCGTGACCGAGAAAATGCTGATCGCAATCTCTTCAACGACTATTTTGCAGAGAACCCTCGATTTTCTGCCTCGAT AGATGGACTCGGTAAGCTTGGGTTATCGGGTCTACAAAAAGTAACAGCTGTATTTCGAATGTTGGCATATGGTGTACCGGCAGATGCTACCAATGAGTACATCAAAATAGGAGAATCTACTGCTTTGGAAAGTTTGAAACAATTTTGTCGTGCTGTTGTCAAGGTTTTTGGAGCCCGCTATCTCTGA
- the LOC133832070 gene encoding uncharacterized protein LOC133832070 — MLGSLDCMHWKWKNYPTAWGGQYAGRSGSPTIILEVVADYDLWIWHAYFGLPGSNNDINVLEASHLFADLAAGVSPPTNYVIKGKEYNMSYYLADGIYPKWSTIVQTIHEPLDPKKQFFARKQEACRKDVERSFGVLLSRFSIVAGPARLWNKRILHDIMTSCVIMHNMIIEDERDFNAPIEEWFEVPNPEVEMVGNDDARFQEFLARHRKIKDKDAYIALRNALIEHLWDGYSIGKLV; from the coding sequence ATGTTGGGTAGTTTAGATTGTATGCATTGGAAATGGAAAAATTATCCTACGGCTTGGGGAGGACAATACGCTGGTCGTAGTGGATCTCCGACTATTATTCTTGAAGTTGTAGCTGACTATGATCTTTGGATATGGCATGCATATTTTGGTCTACCTGGATCTAACAATGATATTAACGTGTTGGAGGCGTCCCATCTTTTTGCTGATCTTGCTGCGGGTGTTTCTCCACCCActaattatgtcattaaaggGAAAGAGTATAATATGAGTTATTATTTAGCCGACGGTATATATCCAAAATGGTCTACTATCGTTCAAACCATTCATGAGCCACTTGACCCGAAGAAACAATTTTTTGCTCGAAAACAAGAAGCATGTAGAAAAGATGTAGAACGTTCGTTTGGAGTATTGCTATCAAGATTTTCCATTGTGGCAGGACCAGCGCGTCTATGGAATAAGAGGATATTACATGATATAATGACTTCATGTGTTATTATGCATAATATGATAATAGAAGATGAACGCGACTTTAATGCACCCATTGAAGAATGGTTCGAAGTGCCAAATCCAGAAGTTGAGATGGTGGGTAATGACGATGCTCGATTTCAAGAATTTCTAGCTCGACATAGAAAAATCAAAGATAAGGATGCTTACATTGCACTTCGAAATGCATTAATTGAACACTTGTGGGACGGATATAGTATCGGAAAAttagtttaa
- the LOC133832072 gene encoding uncharacterized protein LOC133832072, translating to MTSIRTSSYSIEEDVHLCHVYLDISQNPIIGINQSRDQMWARVELAYHSGQFSSQPRPRRSLQTRMTTILATVSKLRGCVNQIENKNPSGASHEDILNQAKMLLAQDPKYIRGFKFDHVWSILKDCEKFTNDNTNSPARFQQQGCSFNSPNLVLLASNHRHRHPPV from the exons ATGACTTCAATTCGAACTTCTTCATACTCAATTGAAGAAGATGTGCACTTGTGTCATGTGTATCTTGACATTTCTCAAAATCCAATCATAGGAATAAACCAATCCAGAGATCAgatgtgggcaagagttgaattAGCGTATCACTCTGGACAGTTTAGTAGTCAACCTCGACCGAGAAGATCTTTGCAAACTCGAATGACGACCATTCTTGCTACAGTTTCAAAATTGAGGGGATGCGTTAaccaaattgaaaataaaaatccaAGTGGTGCTTCACATGAAGATATT TTAAATCAAGCGAAGATGCTATTAGCACAAGATCCAAAGTACATAAGAGGGTTCAAATTTGATCATGTGTGGTCCATTCTTAAAGATTGTGAGAAATTTACAAATGACAACACCAATTCACCAGCTAGATTCCAACAACAAGGTTGTAGTTTCAATTCCCCCAATCTTGTTCTTCTGGCT